Proteins from a genomic interval of Nitrospina gracilis Nb-211:
- a CDS encoding S1 family peptidase has protein sequence MFIESARALTGTAQKVFQRNNQAVYQIRVIDIHSREKYVIGSGFRISKDGLFASNFHVISDVVDQPDQYRIEYYRKGRKVGNLTVEAIDVAHDLAILRGEPSRKKPVHLGSSKQRQGTGVYPMGNPLDVGMVVLEGTYNGLVGDAPYQHILLSAALNPGMSGGPAFDAAGKVVGVNVAIEGNDLSYLVPVEYLIKLKKSIKTEREPKNWPEVIQEQILKRYEHIIEKAVKSDWLFENLGALKVPQSILPSVVKCWGRSRSEDPSQNAFLFYGDKRCQSDRNIYLSSDLSTGTVGYSFFWLESQSLSSLEFYKRFSAQYAQGHFYPYATRREVTKFSCHNSFVMLASHNWKAAYCVRRYIKYPKLHDVFVSFAILGDSPRKYIIQVGMAGLTEPLARRFLKKFMGSIQWTE, from the coding sequence TTGTTCATAGAATCGGCCCGCGCCCTCACCGGCACCGCGCAAAAAGTATTTCAGCGCAACAACCAGGCGGTGTACCAGATCCGCGTCATCGATATCCACTCGCGCGAAAAATACGTCATCGGCTCCGGCTTTCGCATTTCCAAGGATGGCCTGTTTGCCTCCAATTTCCATGTCATCTCGGACGTGGTCGATCAACCGGACCAGTACCGCATCGAGTACTACCGCAAGGGTCGAAAGGTGGGGAACCTCACCGTCGAGGCGATCGATGTTGCACACGACCTTGCCATTCTGCGTGGCGAACCGTCGCGCAAAAAACCCGTCCATCTTGGATCGTCCAAGCAAAGGCAGGGAACGGGAGTGTACCCCATGGGCAATCCGCTGGATGTTGGCATGGTGGTTTTGGAAGGCACATACAACGGCTTGGTCGGCGATGCACCCTATCAACATATTCTGTTGTCCGCGGCATTGAACCCAGGTATGAGCGGCGGCCCGGCCTTCGATGCCGCAGGCAAGGTGGTCGGGGTGAATGTCGCCATCGAGGGCAACGACCTCAGTTACCTCGTCCCGGTGGAGTACCTGATCAAACTGAAAAAAAGCATTAAGACCGAACGCGAGCCTAAAAACTGGCCGGAGGTCATTCAGGAACAGATCCTCAAACGCTACGAACACATTATCGAGAAAGCGGTGAAGTCCGACTGGCTGTTCGAAAATCTGGGCGCGCTCAAGGTGCCGCAAAGCATCCTGCCTTCCGTCGTGAAGTGCTGGGGACGTAGCCGGTCGGAGGATCCTTCACAAAATGCGTTTCTCTTTTACGGCGATAAACGGTGCCAGAGCGACCGCAACATCTATCTTTCATCCGACCTTTCCACCGGTACGGTCGGCTACTCTTTTTTCTGGTTGGAAAGCCAGAGCCTGAGTTCTCTCGAGTTCTACAAACGGTTTTCCGCTCAATACGCACAGGGGCATTTTTATCCCTATGCGACCCGTAGAGAAGTCACAAAATTTTCCTGCCATAACAGTTTCGTCATGCTCGCTTCGCACAACTGGAAGGCCGCATATTGCGTGCGCCGCTACATCAAGTACCCCAAACTGCATGACGTGTTCGTGAGCTTCGCCATACTCGGCGATTCGCCGCGCAAATACATCATCCAGGTAGGAATGGCCGGACTGACGGAACCATTGGCACGGCGGTTTTTAAAGAAATTCATGGGAAGCATCCAGTGGACCGAATAA
- a CDS encoding FHA domain-containing protein, whose amino-acid sequence MDRIIIELLAPQGPAVESRHVFDRDRIRVGRAYSNDVIVDDLFVCPEHLFILCKEGKVYLKDLGSRNGTQVNGAPKIHDKTVAVNSGDVISIGRTRFRVLLPNHPVESTRKMDRFMAFRDFIDRPWVPIVFSLVVIAAGTWMGRMVDPSDSFWKKEFYSIVIGFAASILSFAGLLSLYTFFKYRKSYFVRNLVIADIGLFLGLILEGIDPFIYFWILNETWMQVLDYLINFIITLGMFWASVRMAKDSLTWREVFGLIWVPLILVLIAGYGKNSNQMGFQNDPIYHSKLAPGMGPLFEPQSLDEFLNNGAREFEHLDEE is encoded by the coding sequence GTGGACCGAATAATCATCGAATTGCTTGCGCCACAGGGACCGGCGGTGGAATCGCGCCACGTGTTCGATCGCGACCGCATCCGCGTCGGGCGTGCGTACTCGAACGATGTCATCGTTGATGATTTGTTCGTATGCCCGGAGCACCTTTTCATCCTCTGCAAAGAAGGCAAGGTGTACCTGAAGGATCTGGGCAGCAGAAACGGCACACAGGTGAACGGCGCCCCAAAAATTCACGACAAGACCGTGGCGGTGAACTCCGGAGACGTCATCAGTATCGGGCGCACCCGCTTCCGGGTTCTGCTTCCGAATCACCCGGTGGAAAGCACAAGGAAGATGGACCGCTTCATGGCGTTCCGGGACTTCATCGACCGTCCGTGGGTGCCCATTGTTTTTTCGTTGGTGGTCATTGCGGCGGGAACCTGGATGGGGCGTATGGTGGACCCCAGCGATTCGTTCTGGAAGAAAGAGTTTTACAGCATTGTAATTGGATTCGCCGCCAGCATTCTCAGCTTTGCCGGCCTGCTCAGCCTGTACACATTTTTTAAATACAGAAAGTCCTACTTCGTGCGCAATCTCGTGATCGCGGACATTGGACTTTTCCTGGGTCTCATTTTGGAAGGCATCGACCCCTTTATTTATTTCTGGATTTTGAATGAAACCTGGATGCAGGTCCTGGACTACCTCATCAACTTCATCATAACGCTCGGCATGTTCTGGGCCAGTGTCCGGATGGCGAAGGACTCCCTGACATGGCGTGAGGTGTTTGGGCTGATTTGGGTGCCATTGATCCTGGTGCTGATCGCCGGCTACGGCAAGAACTCCAACCAGATGGGATTCCAGAACGATCCCATCTATCACAGCAAACTGGCACCGGGGATGGGGCCATTGTTCGAACCGCAATCTTTGGATGAGTTTTTAAACAATGGGGCCAGGGAGTTTGAGCACCTGGATGAAGAATAA
- a CDS encoding efflux RND transporter periplasmic adaptor subunit: MKTKVSIFLWWILWCGLFPVHSAVAQKGTSDFDCVIEPFMTVELSTSIRGTLEEVSVKRGDLVKKGQVVARLRSGVEEAGVQLAKAQAESKTQIEINKERFALSLRKLKRVNELYEKNMVPKNEQDEAATEKILAELEVLRAEEGHRIAGLELNRAREVLDLRSIVSPINGVVVERLKSPGEFVEEQPVVKLAQIDPLNVEVIAPITYLGKIKTGMKATVFPENPVGGSYKAEVKIVDSVVDAASGTFGIRLELPNPKNKVVAGLKCGVQFPIK; encoded by the coding sequence ATGAAAACAAAAGTTTCTATTTTTCTTTGGTGGATTCTGTGGTGCGGTCTTTTTCCCGTACACTCGGCGGTGGCGCAGAAGGGAACGAGTGACTTTGACTGCGTGATCGAACCGTTCATGACAGTGGAGTTGAGCACCTCGATTCGCGGAACGCTGGAGGAGGTGTCGGTGAAGCGCGGTGACTTGGTGAAAAAAGGTCAGGTGGTGGCGCGGTTGCGTTCCGGCGTCGAGGAGGCGGGAGTTCAACTGGCCAAGGCGCAGGCTGAATCGAAAACGCAGATTGAGATCAACAAGGAAAGGTTTGCGTTGAGCCTGCGCAAGTTAAAACGGGTCAATGAGCTGTACGAAAAAAACATGGTGCCGAAAAACGAACAGGACGAGGCGGCGACGGAAAAAATCCTGGCTGAACTGGAAGTCCTGAGGGCGGAAGAGGGGCATAGGATTGCCGGACTGGAACTGAACCGAGCCAGGGAGGTGTTGGATCTCCGCAGTATTGTGAGTCCCATCAACGGGGTGGTGGTGGAACGCCTGAAGTCGCCGGGTGAATTTGTGGAAGAGCAACCTGTGGTGAAGCTGGCTCAGATCGACCCGTTGAACGTAGAGGTCATTGCTCCCATTACCTACCTTGGAAAAATCAAAACAGGTATGAAAGCCACGGTGTTCCCGGAAAACCCGGTGGGTGGAAGTTACAAGGCGGAGGTGAAGATCGTGGATTCGGTGGTCGATGCCGCCAGTGGCACGTTCGGCATCCGCCTGGAGTTACCCAACCCAAAAAACAAAGTCGTCGCCGGTCTCAAGTGCGGCGTGCAGTTTCCTATTAAATAA
- a CDS encoding preprotein translocase subunit SecA, which translates to MFIENWARPGVASGLYPEKQKKHEGWLDGTWRWLVQHRGPQSLLPPPEAYRFLEQVTRLKEEFRGLTEKEIRKEARGFRSPLHRQGFQSYYVARSFALVVEWFARNENVSPGDSEVLAGWGLIHQRAVESGEANDNAVSIALAAITAALAGLPVHVITATDYLVRRHASRLSRICGTLGVSVGQVVAGMDVPARQEQYRADITFTTHKQVAFDYLRDHLASEGRRSRLHLHLGRLNGAEDRERSLVLRGLCFGIIDDLDTVLIDDARAPLLISRNTDLPGARQVYEKALELSALLHAGMDFEIDNMRNHVRLTSSGRIHVAQITESLGGMWSGMERSQDLITQALTAVHLLVRDRHYRVSGERIHAEERALRALQIQPSWQRGLFQLLELKEGLPSSGGRETLAKISYQELFQRYLHLGGISHTLVGARKELEKTYPLKVMRIGNRDGIKRRAGCFRLYPDAEKKWEGVVGRVQALHRSGRPVIIGLRSLPMAELLASMLAKRGLPHQVIAGMQEEDEAHRLETAGRPGSITLLLYHAGKGMRAAVHADKAVHAGAHGILAEVSECRRHDRKLIQRCEAGQAEGDYDYFLSLEDEVVRMFAPAWAVTAVRGFGWMGGWARHMFLNLTQRQVERQHAVSRAKLMDTDKQAGKMLAFSGRAE; encoded by the coding sequence ATGTTCATAGAAAATTGGGCAAGGCCCGGCGTGGCTTCTGGTCTTTATCCAGAAAAGCAAAAGAAACATGAGGGGTGGCTGGATGGCACATGGCGTTGGCTCGTTCAACACCGTGGCCCCCAATCACTGCTTCCTCCTCCCGAGGCCTACCGTTTTTTGGAACAGGTGACTCGCCTGAAGGAAGAATTTCGCGGGTTGACGGAAAAGGAAATCCGCAAGGAAGCCCGGGGGTTCCGATCTCCCCTGCATCGTCAGGGATTTCAATCCTACTATGTGGCTCGGAGTTTTGCGTTGGTGGTGGAGTGGTTTGCCCGCAATGAAAATGTGAGCCCAGGCGACAGCGAAGTGCTGGCGGGATGGGGCCTGATTCATCAACGCGCGGTGGAGTCCGGAGAGGCAAACGACAATGCGGTTTCGATCGCCCTGGCGGCGATAACGGCGGCGCTGGCGGGCCTTCCGGTGCATGTCATCACCGCAACGGATTATCTGGTGCGGCGCCATGCCTCCCGTCTCTCCCGAATTTGCGGCACGTTGGGCGTTTCGGTAGGGCAGGTGGTGGCGGGGATGGATGTTCCTGCACGTCAGGAGCAATACCGCGCGGACATCACCTTCACCACTCACAAACAGGTTGCTTTCGACTACCTGAGGGATCACCTGGCTTCCGAGGGGCGGCGCAGCCGTCTGCACTTGCACCTCGGCCGATTGAACGGAGCGGAAGACCGTGAACGCAGCCTGGTTTTGCGTGGATTGTGCTTTGGCATCATTGATGATCTGGATACGGTGCTCATCGATGATGCGCGGGCGCCACTTCTCATCTCCAGAAATACGGATTTGCCCGGTGCGCGGCAGGTTTATGAAAAGGCGCTGGAACTCTCCGCGCTTCTTCACGCCGGGATGGATTTCGAGATCGACAACATGCGGAACCATGTCCGGTTGACGTCGAGTGGACGAATTCACGTTGCGCAGATCACCGAGTCTCTGGGAGGAATGTGGTCGGGGATGGAGCGAAGCCAGGATTTGATAACCCAGGCTCTCACTGCGGTTCATCTCCTCGTTCGGGATCGGCATTACCGGGTGAGCGGGGAAAGAATCCATGCGGAAGAACGCGCCCTGCGTGCCCTGCAAATTCAGCCGTCGTGGCAACGTGGCCTGTTTCAGTTATTGGAATTGAAGGAAGGGCTTCCCAGCTCCGGGGGCCGGGAGACGCTGGCCAAAATTTCCTACCAGGAATTATTTCAGCGCTACCTGCATCTGGGCGGCATTTCCCACACCCTGGTGGGAGCGCGGAAGGAGCTGGAAAAGACATATCCGCTTAAGGTGATGCGGATTGGAAATCGAGATGGAATTAAAAGACGGGCGGGATGCTTCCGGCTGTACCCTGATGCGGAAAAGAAATGGGAAGGTGTTGTGGGACGGGTGCAGGCCCTGCATCGGTCCGGCAGGCCGGTGATCATCGGATTGCGGTCCTTGCCCATGGCAGAGTTGCTGGCGTCCATGCTCGCCAAGCGTGGCCTTCCGCATCAGGTGATTGCAGGTATGCAGGAGGAAGACGAGGCTCACCGGCTGGAGACGGCCGGGCGGCCGGGCAGCATCACTTTATTGCTTTACCATGCGGGAAAAGGAATGCGCGCGGCGGTCCATGCGGACAAGGCTGTTCACGCGGGAGCGCATGGAATCCTTGCCGAAGTCAGCGAATGCCGGCGGCATGACCGGAAGCTGATTCAACGTTGCGAAGCGGGGCAGGCTGAAGGGGATTATGACTATTTTCTTTCCCTGGAAGACGAGGTGGTCCGGATGTTTGCGCCGGCCTGGGCGGTGACAGCGGTAAGAGGATTCGGCTGGATGGGTGGCTGGGCGCGGCATATGTTTTTGAACTTGACGCAGCGGCAGGTAGAACGGCAACATGCGGTTTCGCGCGCGAAACTCATGGACACGGACAAACAAGCTGGCAAAATGCTGGCGTTTTCTGGGCGAGCGGAATAA
- a CDS encoding HlyD family efflux transporter periplasmic adaptor subunit, with amino-acid sequence MRPETGSETRGDPRRAFADPAQWKQLHEAVTAQEFAGAWLALQCSHVPGITRGVVVLGDPKTREYAPAAFWPEKKGIPLHLTGAVEMAMEQRKGVMRNPTQVNGKADAASKFSYLAHPFLVDGDLYGVVGVEVASRNPNTLRILMRQLQWGAVWVEQFYRRDRGKTPSGNKHLATILELITSGLEEERFHDAANAVVTDMAVKLGCERVTLGFTKGTKMRVVALSHSAKFNKKTNLIRDISRAMEECLDQAATILYPSPDPSYPFINRVHQELSKQHGKSGICTVPLIVHDHIIGALTFELSGGKRFSPEQTEVCEAIGQVVGPILYTKRRDDRNIVTKVVLSFWNVLTGLFGPRNLGWKLVCLLFAGVIAFFSFATTQFRVSADATLQGAVQRVMVAPLDGYISEALVRPGDIVEEEQVLFTLDDKDLVLERLKWKSELEKYRRQYRDVLAKFDRSEIRILKAQIEQAEAKLELAEKQLARTKVKSPFHGMVVSGDLSQSLGAPVERGEVMFELAPLDTYRVLLNVDERNINHVKLGQKGTLVLSGAVEQRLPFEVTKITPVTETKEGGNFFRVEARLGGNPDFLRPGMEGVGKIEIGERKLIWVLTREMINWLRLQLWTWWP; translated from the coding sequence ATGCGTCCAGAAACCGGGTCTGAAACCAGGGGCGATCCGCGCCGCGCTTTCGCTGATCCCGCCCAATGGAAACAGCTACATGAAGCCGTAACGGCTCAGGAATTTGCCGGCGCCTGGTTGGCTCTCCAGTGCAGTCACGTTCCCGGAATCACCCGCGGCGTGGTGGTGCTGGGCGATCCCAAAACCCGCGAATACGCTCCCGCCGCATTCTGGCCTGAAAAAAAAGGCATCCCCCTTCATCTCACCGGCGCCGTGGAAATGGCCATGGAACAGCGCAAGGGAGTGATGCGCAATCCCACTCAAGTCAACGGCAAAGCGGATGCAGCCTCCAAATTTTCCTACCTCGCGCATCCTTTTCTTGTGGATGGTGATTTGTATGGGGTTGTGGGAGTGGAAGTCGCTTCCCGCAACCCGAACACCTTGCGCATCCTCATGCGTCAACTGCAATGGGGGGCGGTGTGGGTGGAGCAGTTTTATCGCCGGGACAGGGGCAAAACCCCGTCCGGCAACAAGCACCTCGCCACCATTCTGGAACTGATCACCAGTGGTCTGGAAGAGGAGCGGTTTCATGACGCGGCCAATGCCGTGGTCACCGACATGGCGGTGAAACTGGGTTGCGAACGCGTGACCCTCGGTTTTACCAAAGGCACCAAGATGAGGGTGGTGGCGTTGTCGCACAGCGCCAAGTTCAACAAGAAGACCAACCTCATCCGCGACATCAGTCGCGCCATGGAAGAATGCCTGGACCAGGCGGCAACCATCCTTTATCCCTCGCCCGACCCTTCGTATCCCTTCATCAACCGCGTGCATCAGGAGCTTTCCAAACAGCACGGCAAGTCTGGAATCTGCACGGTGCCGTTGATTGTGCACGACCACATCATCGGCGCGTTGACATTTGAATTGTCCGGTGGAAAGCGGTTTTCGCCGGAGCAAACGGAAGTGTGCGAAGCCATTGGTCAGGTGGTGGGGCCGATTTTATACACCAAGCGTCGGGACGACCGGAATATTGTCACCAAAGTTGTGTTGTCGTTCTGGAATGTTTTGACCGGGTTGTTTGGTCCGCGCAACCTGGGGTGGAAGCTGGTGTGCCTTTTGTTTGCCGGGGTGATTGCATTTTTCTCTTTTGCCACCACGCAGTTTCGCGTTTCCGCGGATGCCACGTTGCAGGGCGCGGTGCAACGCGTCATGGTTGCTCCTTTGGATGGCTACATCTCGGAAGCGCTGGTGCGGCCGGGGGACATCGTGGAAGAGGAGCAGGTGTTGTTCACACTGGACGACAAGGACCTGGTGCTGGAACGGCTCAAATGGAAAAGCGAACTGGAAAAATACCGCCGGCAGTACCGCGATGTGCTGGCCAAGTTTGATCGCAGTGAAATCCGCATTCTCAAAGCGCAGATCGAACAGGCGGAGGCCAAGCTGGAGCTTGCGGAAAAGCAGTTGGCGCGTACCAAAGTGAAATCCCCTTTTCATGGCATGGTGGTGTCCGGCGATTTGAGCCAGTCGCTCGGCGCGCCGGTGGAACGCGGCGAGGTGATGTTTGAACTCGCGCCTCTCGATACGTACCGCGTGCTGTTGAATGTCGATGAGCGCAATATCAACCATGTGAAGCTTGGGCAGAAAGGCACGCTCGTTTTGTCGGGGGCCGTGGAGCAACGCCTGCCGTTTGAAGTGACGAAGATCACGCCGGTTACGGAAACCAAGGAAGGCGGCAACTTCTTCCGTGTTGAAGCACGGCTGGGCGGCAATCCGGATTTCCTGCGTCCCGGCATGGAGGGTGTGGGAAAGATCGAGATCGGGGAACGCAAACTCATCTGGGTGCTCACGCGCGAAATGATCAACTGGTTGCGTCTGCAGCTCTGGACCTGGTGGCCATAA